A window of Tripterygium wilfordii isolate XIE 37 chromosome 7, ASM1340144v1, whole genome shotgun sequence contains these coding sequences:
- the LOC120002868 gene encoding copper transporter 6-like — translation MNDGGHMDNMGGMAPPPPTPMNASGAGMHPHMMMHHMTFFWGNNAEILFSGWPGTRTGMYALALIFVFLLAFLAELLSQWTFIKQDVASVAVGLIQTVAHAVRVSLAYLVMLALMSFNGGVFIAAVAGHTLGFLVFGSGLFIRRKTEVPLPPYENLRTTH, via the coding sequence atgaacGACGGAGGTCATATGGATAACATGGGTGGCAtggcaccaccaccaccgaccCCCATGAACGCCTCCGGTGCTGGGATGCACCCACACATGATGATGCACCACATGACCTTCTTCTGGGGCAACAACGCTGAGATTCTCTTCTCAGGCTGGCCCGGTACTCGGACGGGCATGTATGCACTAGCCTTGATATTCGTGTTTCTGCTGGCGTTTCTGGCCGAGTTGCTCTCTCAGTGGACTTTTATCAAACAGGATGTGGCCAGCGTTGCGGTGGGTCTTATTCAGACAGTTGCTCATGCGGTAAGGGTTAGTCTTGCTTATTTGGTGATGCTTGCTCTTATGTCTTTCAATGGTGGGGTGTTTATTGCGGCTGTGGCTGGACATACACTAGGATTCTTGGTTTTTGGGAGTGGTCTGTTCATAAGGCGGAAAACAGAGGTTCCCCTTCCGCCTTATGAAAACCTTCGGACTACCCATTAA
- the LOC120001766 gene encoding uncharacterized protein LOC120001766, with amino-acid sequence MMAVDLHNRDDEELVPLQLLTGEDNTLTIPVNKPINCQDWSYWSALSDNGSVVSSPIDSELGSSESSEEDDDYIAELTRKMALYMLQDDDNTEKENKSCSNQEEDLHVIGKFEKEKEKGSDVVPQDSDSERFSSPSTESTSESAIEKDPDFKFQSKQALIDKQIQDMKQQWGSKFNVNKQNGIEGRACGGFVNGQKTLSWPNLVQQTSYSKINSDVRAVFLDNQTGSRTGCSGTGVFLPRRIGNTSSDSRRKTGCPTVLIPAKVVQALKLHFDKMSVPARPNGIIFQSPASRQRQSQAMTTTSDQEMGLPQEWTY; translated from the exons ATGATGGCGGTTGACCTACACAACAGAGATGATGAAGAGTTGGTGCCTCTTCAGTTGTTAACTGGTGAAGATAACACTCTTACTATTCCTGTAAACAAACCCATCAATTGCCAAGACTGGTCCTATTGGTCTGCTTTATCTGATAACGGCTCTGTCGTTAGTTCACCGATTGACTCTGAACTTGGTTCCTCGGAAAGCAGCGAAGAAGATGACGATTACATTGCTGAGTTGACGCGCAAGATGGCTCTCTACATGCTTCAAGATGATGATAATactgaaaaggaaaataag TCTTGCTCAAACCAAGAAGAAGATTTGCATGTGATAGGAAAGtttgagaaggagaaggagaaggggaGCGATGTTGTGCCTCAAGACAGCGATAGCGAGAGATTTTCAAGCCCATCTACAGAATCCACATCAGAATCTGCAATTGAGAAGGACCCagatttcaagtttcaatcaaAGCAAGCTCTTATTGATAAGCAAATTCAG GACATGAAGCAACAGTGGGGCAGTAAATTCAATGTGAATAAACAAAACGGAATCGAAGGAAGAGCTTGTGGTGGGTTTGTTAATGGACAGAAGACTCTTTCATGGCCTAATTTAGTCCAGCAAACAAGCTACAGTAAAATCAATTCAGACGTGAGAGCAGTTTTTCTTGATAATCAAACTGGTTCTAGAACAGGGTGTTCTGGGACAGGCGTATTCTTGCCTCGACGAATTGGCAATACTAGTTCTGATTCACGCAGAAAAACAG GATGCCCCACTGTTCTTATACCAGCAAAAGTGGTGCAGGCGCTGAAACTTCATTTTGACAAAATGAGTGTTCCGGCAAGACCTAATGGGATTATTTTCCAATCTCCAGCGTCACGGCAGAGGCAATCACAGGCTATGACAACCACAAGCGATCAAGAGATGGGTCTGCCTCAAGAATGGACATATTGA
- the LOC120002867 gene encoding UDP-glucose iridoid glucosyltransferase-like isoform X1, giving the protein MAGQEQRRRGVILVPFPYQGHINPMLQLGTILHSRGFSITIIHAKFNSPDPSNNPEFVFHSIPDNLSVNQKSSGDILGIILALNFNCQTPFQECLVQLIEQQDQHGEISCVVYDELMYFSESVASHLRIPTIILRTTTAATFVSRLTLQNLKAEGYLPLQDSMLLDPVPDLQHLRFKDLPISILGTPEIFFQLISHVSNVRKSSAVIWNTTECLEKSLLMQLKQHFQVPIFPIGPMHKFAPTSSSSLLEEDTSCITWLDKQTRNSVLYVSLGSLALMDISELTEMAWGLANSKQPFLWVIRPGIVNGSKWIEFLPRGFVESIAERGYIVKWVPQKEVLAHDAVGGFWSHCGWNSTIETISEGVPMICKPSFGDQRVNARYVSQVWKTGLHLENNLESHEVERTIRRLMVDEEGEEMRHRARELKEEVEQCVRNGGSSNNHLEDFVKLISSF; this is encoded by the exons ATGGCAGGGCAAGAGCAGAGGCGTCGCGGGGTAATCCTAGTCCCTTTCCCATATCAAGGACACATAAATCCGATGCTTCAGTTAGGCACCATCCTTCACTCCAGGGGCTTCTCTATCACAATTATCCACGCCAAATTCAACTCCCCTGACCCCTCTAACAACCCTGAATTCGTCTTCCATTCCATTCCGGACAACTTGTCTGTGAACCAAAAATCTTCAGGGGACATATTGGGCATCATATTGGCTTTGAATTTCAATTGTCAAACACCTTTCCAGGAATGTTTGGTTCAGTTGATTGAACAACAGGACCAACATGGGGAGATCTCCTGCGTTGTTTATGACGAACTCATGTACTTCTCTGAGTCGGTGGCTAGTCATCTGAGGATTCCGACCATTATCTTGCGCACGACTACAGCTGCCACTTTTGTTTCTCGCCTTACCCTGCAGAATCTCAAGGCAGAAGGCTATCTCCCTTTGCAAG ATTCCATGTTGCTGGACCCAGTTCCTGATCTTCAACATCTCAGATTCAAAGATCTACCAATATCCATATTAGGGACaccagaaattttttttcaactgATATCCCACGTGAGCAATGTCAGAAAATCTTCGGCTGTCATTTGGAATACCACAGAATGCCTTGAGAAATCACTACTGATGCAGCTCAAGCAGCATTTCCAAGTTCCAATCTTTCCTATAGGCCCTATGCACAAATTTGCACCTACTTCCTCCAGTAGTCTACTAGAAGAGGACACAAGCTGCATTACATGGCTTGACAAGCAAACCCGTAATTCAGTATTGTATGTAAGTTTGGGGAGTTTAGCTTTGATGGACATCTCAGAACTAACAGAAATGGCTTGGGGCCTTGCCAACAGCAAGCAACCTTTCTTGTGGGTTATAAGGCCTGGTATAGTTAATGGTTCAAAATGGATTGAATTCTTGCCTCGGGGTTTTGTAGAATCCATTGCTGAAAGAGGTTACATTGTGAAATGGGTTCCACAGAAGGAAGTGTTGGCACACGATGCGGTGGGAGGGTTTTGGAGCCATTGCGGCTGGAACTCTACTATTGAGACTATATCCGAAGGGGTTCCAATGATATGCAAGCCATCCTTTGGAGATCAAAGAGTGAATGCTAGGTATGTGAGTCAAGTGTGGAAAACAGGCCTACATTTGGAAAATAATCTCGAAAGTCATGAGGTGGAAAGAACCATAAGAAGATTAATGGTggatgaagaaggagaagagatgAGACATAGAGCACGGGAATTGAAGGAGGAAGTTGAACAATGTGTTAGGAATGGAGGTTCGTCCAACAATCATTTAGAAGACTTTGTCAAACTTATAAGCTCCTTTTAA
- the LOC120002869 gene encoding copper transporter 6-like, with protein MDGMHDQGMGAAPPMGHFMPHRRHMMMHMTFFWGKNAEVLFDRWPGHSSGKYWLSLVMVFVLALVVEWLSHTNSIKADTNNVVTGLVQTVMHALRVGVSLLVMLAVMCFNGGVFLAAVAGHSIGFFLFESRAFKKSSATSPDKTSHSDLPPMTC; from the coding sequence aTGGATGGAATGCATGATCAAGGCATGGGTGCGGCACCACCGATGGGTCATTTCATGCCTCATCGGCGGCACATGATGATGCACATGACCTTCTTTTGGGGAAAGAATGCAGAGGTACTGTTCGATAGATGGCCTGGACACAGTTCTGGCAAGTACTGGCTGTCCTTGGTAATGGTCTTTGTTTTGGCTTTAGTTGTTGAATGGCTCTCTCACACCAACTCAATCAAGGCCGATACGAACAATGTCGTGACCGGGTTGGTCCAAACCGTGATGCATGCTTTGAGAGTTGGTGTTTCTCTGCTGGTGATGTTGGCGGTCATGTGTTTCAATGGTGGTGTATTTTTGGCTGCAGTGGCCGGTCATTCTATTGGGTTCTTTCTTTTCGAGAGTAGAGCATTCAAGAAATCAAGCGCTACTAGCCCTGACAAAACTTCTCATTCTGATCTTCCTCCGATGACTTGTTGA
- the LOC120001821 gene encoding 18.5 kDa class I heat shock protein-like — MSLIPSFFNNRRNSVFDPFSLDVWDPFKDFPFPSPTIPRENSAFVNTRVDWKETPEAHVFKADLPGLKKEEVKVEIEDDRVLQISGEKYVEKEDKNDTWHRVERSSGKFMRRFGLPENAKMEGIKASMENGVLTVTVPKEEVKKADVKAIEISG; from the coding sequence ATGTCGTTGATTCCTAGCTTCTTCAACAACCGACGAAATAGCGTCTTCGACCCCTTCTCTCTCGACGTTTGGGACCCTTTCAAAGactttcctttcccttcccctaCTATACCTCGTGAGAATTCAGCATTCGTGAACACTCGAGTGGACTGGAAGGAGACACCGGAGGCTCACGTGTTCAAGGCAGATCTGCCAGGGCTGAAGAAAGAGGAAGTGAAGGTGGAGATCGAAGATGACAGAGTGCTTCAGATCAGCGGAGAGAAGTATGTGGAAAAGGAAGACAAGAACGATACTTGGCACCGTGTGGAGCGCAGCAGTGGAAAGTTTATGAGGAGGTTTGGGTTGCCGGAGAATGCCAAGATGGAGGGGATCAAGGCTTCAATGGAGAACGGTGTACTCACGGTGACTGTGCCTAAAGAGGAAGTGAAGAAAGCCGATGTCAAGGCTATTGAGATATCTGGATGA
- the LOC120001493 gene encoding ran-binding protein 1 homolog c-like, giving the protein MPLPPRMKILFSICIAWIAKLYRFDKDGNLWKEKGASTVKFVTQGETGKVRLVMRQSKTLKICANHLDPLLLVSLIIDLLSALVFFQSGQYL; this is encoded by the exons ATGCCCCTGCCGCCGAGGATGAAGATCCTATTCTCGATATGCATTGCCTG GATAGCAAAGTTGTATAGATTTGATAAGGATGGGAACCTGTGGAAGGAGAAAGGCGCTAGCACTGTTAAGTTTGTAACGCAAGGAGAGACCGGAAAGGTCCGCCTCGTTATGCGCCAATCGAAGACTCTCAAGATCTGTGCCAATCATCTCGATCCCTTACTTCTCGTCTCACTTATAATCGATCTACTTTCTGCTTTAGTATTCTTTCAGTCTGGTCAATATCTTTAG
- the LOC120001984 gene encoding UDP-glucose iridoid glucosyltransferase-like, translating to MFTQVTLKPKPQTFHNSQRRKLTVEKEKDEMRQIAKDFKEKNSVLYISFGSLASPEEAELKEMAWGLSNSNQPFLWVIRPGSVNGSEWIEFLPQGFAEATGERGFIVKWAPQKSHCGWNLTLESIAEGIPMICKPCIGDQMVNAKYASNVWKIGLHMENSLEREEVEIALRRLMVDKEGNEMRQRAMDLKKKIEQSVGIGGSSNNHLIYFNTPSFITVIHTIGRYKSKNFFLGHSSH from the exons ATGTTTACACAAGTGACTTTAAAACCCAAACCACAAACTTTCCACAACTCGCAAAGAAGGAAATTGACggtggagaaagaaaaagatgagATGAGGCAGATAGCAAAGGATTTTAAGGAGAAG AATTCAGTATTGTACATAAGTTTTGGGAGCCTAGCGTCCCCGGAAGAGGCAGAACTGAAAGAGATGGCTTGGGGTCTTTCTAACAGCAACCAACCATTCTTGTGGGTAATAAGGCCTGGTTCGGTAAATGGTTCAGAGTGGATTGAGTTTTTGCCCCAAGGTTTTGCAGAAGCCACTGGTGAAAGAGGCTTTATTGTAAAATGGGCGCCCCAGAAGAGCCATTGTGGCTGGAACTTAACACTTGAAAGTATAGCGGAAGGGATTCCAATGATATGCAAACCATGCATCGGAGATCAAATGGTGAATGCCAAGTATGCGAGTAATGTGTGGAAAATAGGCCTGCATATGGAGAACAGTTTGGAAAGGGAAGAGGTGGAAATAGCCTTAAGACGACTAATGGTGGACAAGGAAGGCAATGAAATGAGGCAGAGAGCAATggatttgaagaagaagattgaacAATCTGTTGGGATTGGTGGTTCTTCCAACAATCATTTG ATATATTTCAACACCCCTTCCTTTATCACTGTTATTCACACTATAGGCAGATATAAAAGTAAGAACTTTTTTCTTGGACACTCGAGCCACTAA
- the LOC120002867 gene encoding UDP-glucose iridoid glucosyltransferase-like isoform X2 yields MAGQEQRRRGVILVPFPYQGHINPMLQLGTILHSRGFSITIIHAKFNSPDPSNNPEFVFHSIPDNLSVNQKSSGDILGIILALNFNCQTPFQECLVQLIEQQDQHGEISCVVYDELMYFSESVASHLRIPTIILRTTTAATFVSRLTLQNLKAEGYLPLQVPDLQHLRFKDLPISILGTPEIFFQLISHVSNVRKSSAVIWNTTECLEKSLLMQLKQHFQVPIFPIGPMHKFAPTSSSSLLEEDTSCITWLDKQTRNSVLYVSLGSLALMDISELTEMAWGLANSKQPFLWVIRPGIVNGSKWIEFLPRGFVESIAERGYIVKWVPQKEVLAHDAVGGFWSHCGWNSTIETISEGVPMICKPSFGDQRVNARYVSQVWKTGLHLENNLESHEVERTIRRLMVDEEGEEMRHRARELKEEVEQCVRNGGSSNNHLEDFVKLISSF; encoded by the exons ATGGCAGGGCAAGAGCAGAGGCGTCGCGGGGTAATCCTAGTCCCTTTCCCATATCAAGGACACATAAATCCGATGCTTCAGTTAGGCACCATCCTTCACTCCAGGGGCTTCTCTATCACAATTATCCACGCCAAATTCAACTCCCCTGACCCCTCTAACAACCCTGAATTCGTCTTCCATTCCATTCCGGACAACTTGTCTGTGAACCAAAAATCTTCAGGGGACATATTGGGCATCATATTGGCTTTGAATTTCAATTGTCAAACACCTTTCCAGGAATGTTTGGTTCAGTTGATTGAACAACAGGACCAACATGGGGAGATCTCCTGCGTTGTTTATGACGAACTCATGTACTTCTCTGAGTCGGTGGCTAGTCATCTGAGGATTCCGACCATTATCTTGCGCACGACTACAGCTGCCACTTTTGTTTCTCGCCTTACCCTGCAGAATCTCAAGGCAGAAGGCTATCTCCCTTTGCAAG TTCCTGATCTTCAACATCTCAGATTCAAAGATCTACCAATATCCATATTAGGGACaccagaaattttttttcaactgATATCCCACGTGAGCAATGTCAGAAAATCTTCGGCTGTCATTTGGAATACCACAGAATGCCTTGAGAAATCACTACTGATGCAGCTCAAGCAGCATTTCCAAGTTCCAATCTTTCCTATAGGCCCTATGCACAAATTTGCACCTACTTCCTCCAGTAGTCTACTAGAAGAGGACACAAGCTGCATTACATGGCTTGACAAGCAAACCCGTAATTCAGTATTGTATGTAAGTTTGGGGAGTTTAGCTTTGATGGACATCTCAGAACTAACAGAAATGGCTTGGGGCCTTGCCAACAGCAAGCAACCTTTCTTGTGGGTTATAAGGCCTGGTATAGTTAATGGTTCAAAATGGATTGAATTCTTGCCTCGGGGTTTTGTAGAATCCATTGCTGAAAGAGGTTACATTGTGAAATGGGTTCCACAGAAGGAAGTGTTGGCACACGATGCGGTGGGAGGGTTTTGGAGCCATTGCGGCTGGAACTCTACTATTGAGACTATATCCGAAGGGGTTCCAATGATATGCAAGCCATCCTTTGGAGATCAAAGAGTGAATGCTAGGTATGTGAGTCAAGTGTGGAAAACAGGCCTACATTTGGAAAATAATCTCGAAAGTCATGAGGTGGAAAGAACCATAAGAAGATTAATGGTggatgaagaaggagaagagatgAGACATAGAGCACGGGAATTGAAGGAGGAAGTTGAACAATGTGTTAGGAATGGAGGTTCGTCCAACAATCATTTAGAAGACTTTGTCAAACTTATAAGCTCCTTTTAA